A single region of the Grus americana isolate bGruAme1 chromosome 3, bGruAme1.mat, whole genome shotgun sequence genome encodes:
- the PLN gene encoding cardiac phospholamban yields MEKVQYITRSALRRASTIEVNPQARQRLQELFVNFCLILICLLLICIIVMLL; encoded by the coding sequence ATGGAGAAGGTCCAATACATAACCCGCTCTGCTCTGAGGAGAGCCTCAACTATTGAGGTCAACCCACAAGCACGCCAAAGGCTCCAAGAGCTCTTTGTGAATTTCTGCCTGATTCTAATTTGCCTCTTGCTGATCTGTATCATTGTGATGCTCCTCTGA